Proteins found in one Lutimonas zeaxanthinifaciens genomic segment:
- a CDS encoding glycosyltransferase family 4 protein, translating to MKNIVYIGKYTLNENFLTAEGKRVLNQVKYLLNRHEVFVITFSSQSSNYRFNLNFKTKEQKGFLDLLGFPFYWITIFWNLIKRKKKENFLLLESNVEIYSICPIFFAKILGYKIIHDVVEDFSLASNLSRNQKISITIGKWFQKNISKYCSGVIVISENLATKYNQIDLPIIKIYNSVDKQEYDDSDYPIETFNFFYSGSFNAKDGVLDLIEAFNFLSKKEENVHLYLTGRGHGQYFNDCLSKIKNNNKIAYKGFLPENEMFSYIKKSHVLCITRSNSAFANNGFPFKLAEYLSFGIPVLTTTVSDIALLLKNNENAFFAIPESVKSIAETMEKIILNYPKAIEIGKKGRLFCLENFSIEAIGSELEGFVERVHTIKDIIE from the coding sequence ATGAAGAATATTGTATATATTGGCAAATACACCTTGAATGAAAATTTCCTAACTGCAGAGGGTAAAAGGGTTTTAAACCAGGTAAAATATTTGCTAAATAGACACGAAGTATTTGTGATTACATTTTCTTCACAGAGCTCAAATTATAGGTTTAACCTAAATTTCAAAACGAAAGAACAGAAGGGATTTCTCGATCTATTAGGCTTTCCTTTTTATTGGATCACAATTTTTTGGAATTTGATAAAAAGAAAGAAAAAGGAAAACTTTTTACTTCTTGAGTCTAATGTTGAAATATATTCGATATGCCCAATTTTTTTTGCAAAAATATTAGGATATAAAATAATTCACGATGTTGTTGAAGATTTCTCTCTGGCATCTAATTTGTCAAGGAATCAAAAAATAAGTATTACCATTGGCAAATGGTTTCAAAAAAATATTTCAAAATATTGCTCAGGAGTTATAGTTATTTCTGAGAATTTAGCAACAAAATATAACCAAATTGACTTGCCTATAATCAAAATATACAATTCTGTTGACAAGCAAGAATATGACGATTCAGATTATCCAATTGAAACCTTCAATTTTTTCTATTCAGGTAGTTTTAATGCTAAAGATGGGGTTTTAGATCTTATTGAGGCGTTTAATTTTCTTTCAAAAAAGGAAGAAAATGTACACCTTTATTTAACAGGAAGGGGACATGGTCAATATTTTAATGACTGTTTGTCTAAAATTAAAAATAACAATAAAATCGCGTATAAGGGGTTTCTTCCTGAGAATGAAATGTTCTCATATATCAAAAAGTCACATGTGCTATGTATTACACGTTCAAATAGTGCGTTTGCAAATAATGGATTCCCGTTTAAACTTGCGGAATATTTGTCATTTGGAATTCCCGTACTAACTACAACTGTAAGTGATATAGCTCTTCTTTTGAAAAACAATGAAAATGCTTTTTTTGCCATTCCTGAAAGTGTTAAATCTATCGCAGAAACTATGGAAAAAATCATTTTAAATTATCCAAAAGCGATTGAAATTGGCAAGAAAGGAAGATTATTTTGTTTAGAGAATTTTTCAATTGAAGCAATTGGTTCTGAATTAGAGGGTTTTGTAGAAAGAGTTCATACTATTAAAGACATAATTGAATGA
- a CDS encoding glycosyltransferase family 4 protein gives MNVLITAPSLNPAENVSGISTVVSTIIQNNANHNYYHYLLGRTDKHKSKLIILLQVVKQILLFPSFTRSNSIELVHQNLPFDPKGLMREYVINFLCRIHKIPVLLHVHGGVFLMNGTKNPFYNWLAKSIFKYSNEVVVLSELEKEAISTLYQYPSSKVLYNSIDSKEYQGISKKRLVKKTILLFLGRINKSKGIHDIVEALKQLKSNNISFEFHLCGAGPLQDYFVNECEEILEKDFKYLGIVSGEQKLKIIKNSNFFLLPSRYGEGLPMALLETMAAGVVPVVTDDASMKYVVHHEKNGIRVNKNDPNDLFLKLKNILSNNSLYQNLSDKAVQTIEEQFDIKNYVIQLNKIYNSTITQ, from the coding sequence ATGAACGTACTTATTACAGCTCCTAGTTTAAATCCGGCAGAAAATGTAAGTGGAATTTCAACTGTTGTCAGTACTATAATACAAAACAATGCAAATCACAATTATTATCATTACCTGTTAGGACGCACAGACAAACATAAAAGTAAGCTAATCATTCTATTGCAAGTTGTAAAACAAATACTCTTATTTCCATCGTTTACCAGGAGCAACTCAATTGAGCTTGTTCATCAAAACCTTCCTTTTGATCCGAAAGGCCTGATGCGCGAATATGTTATTAATTTCTTGTGCCGTATTCACAAAATTCCTGTTTTACTTCATGTGCATGGAGGTGTCTTTCTAATGAACGGAACAAAAAATCCATTCTATAATTGGCTGGCAAAAAGCATTTTCAAATACAGCAATGAAGTAGTGGTGCTCAGTGAACTTGAAAAAGAAGCAATCAGTACTCTTTATCAATACCCTTCGTCTAAAGTACTTTACAACAGTATCGATTCGAAAGAATACCAAGGAATTAGTAAAAAACGATTAGTAAAAAAAACAATACTGCTGTTTCTGGGTCGAATAAATAAAAGCAAAGGGATTCACGATATTGTTGAAGCGTTAAAGCAATTAAAGAGCAATAATATAAGTTTTGAATTTCATCTATGTGGTGCTGGCCCATTGCAAGATTATTTCGTAAATGAGTGCGAAGAAATTCTGGAAAAAGATTTTAAATATTTAGGTATAGTATCGGGAGAACAAAAACTTAAAATCATAAAAAATTCTAATTTCTTTTTGCTTCCCTCGCGTTATGGAGAAGGATTACCAATGGCTTTACTCGAAACAATGGCCGCAGGTGTTGTTCCTGTTGTCACTGATGATGCATCAATGAAATATGTTGTGCACCATGAAAAAAATGGTATCAGGGTAAATAAAAATGACCCAAATGATTTATTCTTAAAACTAAAAAATATACTGTCAAATAATTCGCTTTATCAAAACTTATCGGATAAAGCAGTTCAAACCATAGAAGAACAATTTGATATAAAAAATTACGTGATTCAATTAAATAAAATATATAACTCAACAATTACTCAATGA
- a CDS encoding acyltransferase encodes MNIVSRRLYFFLGKLNYISAFWWGIKLGKYARFDGKCYFERFPQTKIIIGDNCEFRSRKNSNLIGINRPCSLSTLPSKYQASIEIGNNCGFSGTVIGAFKSIMIGDNVKCGANTLITDSDWHLDDIRSNSPSEVVIEDNVWLGEGVKVLKGVTIGENSLIGAGSIVTKSISANVIAVGNPCKVVRKL; translated from the coding sequence ATGAATATAGTAAGTAGAAGGCTATATTTTTTCTTGGGTAAACTCAATTACATCTCTGCATTTTGGTGGGGTATAAAACTGGGCAAATATGCGAGGTTTGATGGGAAATGTTATTTTGAAAGGTTTCCTCAAACGAAAATCATTATTGGAGATAATTGTGAATTCAGATCTAGAAAAAATTCAAACCTAATTGGAATAAACAGGCCATGTTCTCTAAGTACTTTGCCTTCAAAATATCAAGCATCAATTGAAATTGGAAATAATTGTGGATTTAGTGGGACTGTAATAGGGGCATTTAAGAGTATTATGATTGGAGATAACGTAAAATGTGGAGCCAATACATTGATTACTGATTCCGATTGGCATCTAGATGATATTCGCAGTAATTCGCCCAGTGAGGTTGTTATTGAAGATAACGTATGGTTAGGTGAGGGAGTAAAAGTATTAAAAGGAGTTACTATCGGAGAGAATAGTCTAATAGGAGCAGGTAGCATTGTAACAAAAAGTATATCTGCAAATGTTATAGCGGTAGGGAATCCATGTAAAGTGGTTAGAAAGCTATGA
- a CDS encoding NAD-dependent epimerase/dehydratase family protein, producing MKKILVTGGAGMIGSNLVKRLVIEGNEVFVIDNLWRGKIEYLNDESGSPVIPLDTHFFNLDLSLPDVADDIMPKIDYVIHLADIVAGIDYVFNNQGSLFRQNNLINSNMISSARNFKESIKGFIYVGTACSFPLTRQNSLDVIPLSEEELYPALPESAYGWSKLMGQYETELLEKETDIQTCTLMFHNVYGSPCDFGERSQVIPALIRKAINYPEEAFHVWGSGEQGRAFIHVDDVVNGIISALDNGWNQGHIQLGPSVCTSIKEIAESVVDISGKDIDIFYDTSKPEGDKARSADYSKAKRILGWEPQIDLREGLEKQYNWILNQMELAK from the coding sequence ATGAAAAAGATTCTTGTAACTGGTGGAGCCGGAATGATAGGTTCAAACCTGGTAAAACGTTTGGTAATAGAAGGTAACGAAGTTTTTGTTATCGATAATTTATGGCGAGGTAAAATAGAATATCTGAACGACGAATCTGGTAGCCCAGTCATTCCTTTAGATACCCATTTCTTTAATTTAGATTTATCGCTACCAGATGTTGCCGATGATATAATGCCTAAGATTGATTACGTAATACATTTAGCAGATATTGTAGCAGGGATTGACTATGTTTTTAATAATCAAGGATCATTGTTTAGACAGAACAACCTGATTAATTCTAACATGATATCTTCAGCGAGAAATTTTAAAGAATCTATTAAAGGGTTTATTTATGTGGGTACGGCATGTAGTTTCCCATTGACACGTCAAAACAGTTTAGATGTGATTCCATTGAGTGAAGAAGAATTATATCCGGCGCTACCAGAATCTGCCTATGGATGGAGTAAGCTAATGGGTCAATATGAAACAGAGTTATTGGAAAAGGAAACGGATATTCAAACCTGTACTTTAATGTTTCATAATGTGTATGGTTCTCCATGTGATTTTGGAGAAAGAAGCCAGGTTATTCCAGCACTTATTCGTAAAGCTATTAATTATCCTGAGGAAGCTTTTCATGTTTGGGGTAGTGGCGAACAGGGACGTGCATTTATACATGTAGATGACGTTGTGAATGGTATCATCAGTGCTTTGGACAATGGTTGGAATCAAGGCCATATCCAGCTGGGACCTTCTGTTTGCACCTCAATTAAGGAAATTGCAGAGAGCGTGGTTGATATTTCAGGAAAGGATATTGACATTTTCTATGATACATCTAAGCCAGAAGGGGATAAGGCAAGAAGTGCAGATTATTCTAAAGCAAAAAGAATATTAGGATGGGAGCCACAAATAGATTTAAGAGAAGGATTAGAGAAACAATATAATTGGATTCTAAATCAAATGGAGCTTGCAAAATAA
- a CDS encoding WecB/TagA/CpsF family glycosyltransferase, producing MKNHYFNVELEFDRDKVDSIIQKTISNKGKGYVCSIESNNLTVANNSPDFLKVVNGSLVNICDGSMLAKILGLIHNKPYYSYVGADLFIKYIKMNRYKQFFLGNTRQILDALKENLSKIDPSIKNMPFEELPFRDVENFDYKAIAALINNQKPDIIWVSLGAPKQEYFMNKLLPYLEQGVMFGFGAIFNFNANIGEVKRAPDWMINLRLEWLYRAFEEPKKNIPRYSNFVKILPRLIIREKRKLNALK from the coding sequence ATGAAAAATCATTATTTTAATGTCGAACTAGAATTTGACAGAGATAAAGTAGATTCAATAATTCAAAAGACAATATCAAATAAAGGTAAGGGATATGTCTGCTCCATTGAAAGCAACAATTTAACAGTGGCAAATAATTCACCAGATTTTTTAAAAGTGGTGAATGGATCTTTGGTCAATATCTGCGACGGATCTATGCTCGCTAAAATCTTAGGGTTAATACATAATAAACCCTATTATTCTTATGTAGGTGCTGATTTGTTTATTAAGTACATAAAAATGAATCGGTACAAACAATTCTTTTTAGGAAATACCCGTCAAATATTGGATGCATTAAAAGAAAACCTATCCAAAATAGATCCCTCAATTAAAAATATGCCTTTTGAGGAGTTACCATTTAGAGATGTGGAAAACTTTGATTATAAAGCTATTGCAGCTTTAATAAATAATCAAAAACCTGATATTATCTGGGTTTCTCTAGGAGCTCCTAAACAAGAATATTTTATGAACAAGCTATTACCTTATTTGGAACAAGGTGTTATGTTTGGATTTGGAGCGATTTTCAATTTTAATGCGAATATTGGAGAAGTTAAAAGAGCACCAGACTGGATGATAAATTTAAGATTGGAGTGGCTTTATAGAGCGTTTGAGGAGCCCAAGAAAAACATCCCCAGATATAGTAATTTTGTCAAGATCTTACCCAGATTAATTATTCGGGAAAAAAGAAAATTAAATGCTCTTAAATAG
- a CDS encoding GumC family protein, with protein sequence MQKENPLNYLFVEDEPVNYRASIEKYLFQWKWFVLGVIMALLAAYVYLRYTPNQYEVNAAILIDDEDKGGGIASELEAFKDLGLMGDAKTSIDTEIDVLKSRTLIQRTVKDLGINVTYHTIAKIRARQYYKNSSPVIVNFLKKDSSFFNLDTSFTILPKGKTEFLVQSEDEELIIEGFYGEKIEDLFGGVIVTPTDPLNVELDEGAVIKISPFKEVANHYLEKISIETKSKKSSVLVLSLKDEVKLKAEDILNNLVLQYNQDAIEDKQLIAKNTNDFINSRISDISVELADVDLGVETYKTDNKLTDIEYEAGLVLESNSELEKQIVDLTAQIKLIDYVQNYMTNNKEDLIPSNLGLKDETTSQSTLNYNQLLLERNRILTGSSRMNPTVINLEAQIDNLRKSIEQSLVNLRRSLALSLNEARIQENKLNSKRALAPKQEREFQDIKRKQLIVETLYLYLLEKREENAITLAVTAPNAKLLDVADGSSKPVEPRKKIVFLIAIVLGLAIPFVILYIRSLLDNKIHTVEEVEKEVEAPVLGDIPTTGSEKKMIITEKDNSNVAESFRLLRTNVGFMLPQNKEGGKSIFVTSTIGNEGKTFVSLNLANALTLINKRVLLIGADIRKPKISQYLNIEPKVGLTNYLIDHHLEVADVLTDSRQSNLDVIASGPIPPNPSELLTNGRFDEVLAYGRKHYDFVIVDTAPVNIVTDTLLLANLADLFIYVVRANYLDKRLLSVPKKMFENKRLPNMAILINDTNYEKKGYGYGYSYGYGYTETKKSWWKKAG encoded by the coding sequence ATGCAAAAAGAGAATCCATTAAATTATTTGTTTGTAGAAGATGAGCCGGTGAATTACAGGGCCAGTATTGAGAAATACCTGTTTCAATGGAAATGGTTCGTTTTGGGAGTCATCATGGCCTTATTGGCAGCCTATGTTTATCTGCGTTATACGCCCAATCAATATGAGGTCAATGCGGCAATTTTAATTGATGATGAAGACAAGGGTGGAGGGATTGCCTCTGAACTGGAGGCCTTTAAGGATCTTGGCTTAATGGGTGATGCCAAAACCTCGATTGATACCGAAATAGATGTTTTAAAGTCGCGTACGCTGATCCAAAGAACAGTTAAAGATCTCGGGATCAATGTGACTTACCATACCATAGCGAAAATAAGGGCTCGTCAGTATTATAAAAACAGCAGCCCGGTAATTGTTAATTTTTTGAAGAAGGATTCCTCTTTTTTCAATCTTGACACGTCTTTTACCATATTGCCAAAAGGCAAGACCGAATTTTTAGTACAAAGTGAAGATGAAGAATTGATCATTGAGGGCTTTTATGGAGAAAAGATAGAGGATTTATTTGGTGGGGTTATTGTGACGCCAACGGATCCTTTAAACGTAGAGCTCGATGAAGGAGCCGTGATCAAAATCAGTCCGTTCAAAGAGGTGGCCAACCATTACCTGGAAAAGATCAGCATCGAGACCAAAAGTAAAAAATCAAGTGTTTTGGTATTGAGTTTAAAAGATGAGGTAAAACTCAAAGCTGAAGATATTCTCAATAATTTGGTCCTGCAATACAACCAGGATGCCATTGAGGATAAACAGCTGATTGCCAAGAATACGAATGATTTTATCAACAGTAGAATTAGTGATATATCCGTGGAACTGGCGGATGTGGACCTGGGCGTTGAAACCTATAAAACGGACAATAAATTAACAGATATTGAATATGAGGCCGGATTGGTGCTGGAGTCTAATTCTGAACTTGAAAAACAAATTGTTGATCTGACGGCTCAGATCAAATTAATAGATTACGTTCAAAATTATATGACCAACAATAAGGAGGATCTGATTCCTTCTAATTTAGGATTAAAGGATGAAACCACCAGTCAGAGTACCCTGAATTACAATCAGCTTTTGTTGGAGCGAAACCGTATTCTAACCGGATCAAGCAGAATGAATCCAACAGTAATTAACCTCGAAGCCCAAATTGATAATTTGAGAAAAAGTATTGAGCAAAGTTTGGTCAATCTAAGACGTTCCCTGGCATTGTCCTTGAATGAAGCCCGAATCCAGGAAAACAAATTGAATAGTAAAAGAGCGCTGGCTCCCAAACAGGAAAGAGAATTTCAGGATATCAAAAGAAAACAGCTTATCGTTGAAACCTTGTACTTATATCTTTTAGAGAAAAGAGAGGAAAATGCCATTACGCTTGCCGTGACCGCACCCAATGCCAAGCTTCTGGATGTTGCCGACGGTAGTTCAAAACCCGTGGAACCCAGGAAGAAAATTGTTTTTTTGATAGCGATTGTCTTAGGGTTGGCCATTCCTTTTGTCATTCTTTATATCAGATCCCTGTTAGACAACAAGATCCATACGGTTGAAGAGGTTGAAAAAGAGGTCGAAGCGCCTGTGTTGGGTGATATCCCGACGACTGGTTCTGAAAAGAAGATGATCATCACCGAAAAGGACAATTCCAATGTGGCGGAATCTTTTCGATTACTCAGGACAAATGTTGGTTTTATGTTGCCTCAGAACAAAGAAGGGGGGAAAAGTATTTTTGTTACCTCGACCATCGGCAACGAAGGGAAAACCTTTGTTTCGCTCAATTTGGCCAATGCCCTGACCCTGATCAACAAGCGGGTCCTTTTGATCGGTGCCGACATCCGGAAACCGAAGATCTCACAATATTTGAATATTGAGCCAAAAGTGGGGTTGACCAATTACCTGATCGATCACCATCTTGAGGTGGCTGATGTGCTTACTGATTCGAGACAGTCCAACCTTGATGTCATTGCTTCCGGACCAATCCCTCCCAATCCTTCTGAATTATTGACAAACGGAAGATTCGATGAGGTTTTGGCCTATGGGCGGAAACATTATGATTTCGTGATCGTTGATACGGCTCCGGTGAACATTGTAACTGATACCTTGTTGCTTGCCAATTTAGCCGATCTCTTTATCTACGTGGTTCGTGCCAATTATCTGGATAAACGACTGCTCAGTGTTCCGAAAAAGATGTTTGAGAACAAACGTTTACCAAATATGGCGATTCTTATTAATGACACCAATTATGAGAAAAAAGGGTATGGCTACGGGTATAGTTATGGATATGGCTATACCGAAACTAAAAAATCCTGGTGGAAAAAAGCCGGTTAA
- a CDS encoding undecaprenyl-phosphate glucose phosphotransferase, giving the protein MPKGKAKYLPIPAIFIDVILLLNAFLTADYLVFGGTFPDPVFYYWLFLGWVALWISIALFYKLFDLPRILYLDKIVSKTMFTVAIFAMVSASLIYLITDYKFSKPFFVTAILLFGTMLVIWHTMLAVMFKAYRKSGRNFRNVAIVGFKQPAEKLINEVLLVPENGFRISGIYTNETLPTGMDQFYKGTEEGLITNSISTGLDELFIALPGERSELINEYMRFADKHMIRAHILPNFSNYLNQNFAMDYVYNVPILQLRKEPLESLSNRMAKRLFDLLFSTLVLVLLGSWLFPLLALLIKAGSKGPVFFKQLRSGRDDQPFYCYKFRTMTVNEDADRKMASKGDARITRIGSFLRKSSLDELPQFINVLLDDMSVVGPRPHMLQHTDEYQESVEKYMVRHYAKPGITGMAQVNGYRGEIRKKEDIENRAKADVWYIENWSVFLDIKIILKTVWQVFFTKEENAF; this is encoded by the coding sequence ATGCCTAAAGGCAAAGCCAAATACTTACCCATCCCTGCCATTTTTATTGACGTGATCTTGCTGCTCAATGCTTTTTTAACTGCTGATTACCTTGTTTTTGGCGGAACCTTTCCTGACCCGGTTTTTTATTATTGGTTGTTCTTGGGTTGGGTGGCGCTTTGGATCAGTATCGCTTTGTTTTATAAATTATTTGACCTGCCACGCATTTTGTACCTGGACAAGATCGTATCAAAAACCATGTTCACGGTAGCTATTTTTGCCATGGTGAGTGCTTCGCTGATCTATCTGATCACCGATTATAAATTTTCAAAACCCTTCTTTGTAACAGCTATTTTGTTATTTGGCACCATGCTGGTGATCTGGCATACGATGCTGGCGGTGATGTTTAAGGCCTACAGAAAAAGTGGTCGAAATTTTAGAAATGTGGCCATTGTGGGTTTTAAACAACCTGCCGAAAAACTGATCAATGAGGTTTTGCTGGTACCTGAAAATGGTTTCCGGATTTCAGGGATCTATACAAATGAAACACTGCCAACAGGCATGGATCAATTTTATAAAGGAACAGAAGAGGGTCTGATCACAAATAGTATTTCAACAGGACTGGATGAATTATTTATCGCTTTACCGGGAGAACGTTCTGAACTGATCAATGAATATATGCGCTTTGCCGATAAGCATATGATCCGGGCACATATCCTGCCTAATTTTTCCAATTACCTAAATCAGAATTTCGCGATGGATTATGTATATAATGTACCGATCCTTCAATTACGTAAAGAGCCTTTGGAAAGCCTTTCGAATAGAATGGCAAAAAGATTGTTTGACTTGCTTTTTTCAACACTGGTCTTGGTTTTGTTGGGTAGCTGGTTGTTTCCATTGCTGGCTTTATTGATCAAAGCCGGGAGCAAAGGCCCGGTATTTTTTAAACAGTTACGTTCGGGCAGGGATGATCAACCTTTTTACTGTTATAAATTCAGGACCATGACGGTCAATGAGGATGCTGATCGTAAGATGGCTTCCAAAGGGGATGCAAGGATAACCAGAATAGGCAGTTTTTTACGAAAAAGCAGTTTGGATGAATTACCACAGTTTATCAACGTGCTTTTGGATGACATGTCTGTAGTAGGCCCAAGGCCACATATGCTGCAACATACAGACGAGTATCAGGAATCTGTAGAGAAATATATGGTACGGCATTATGCCAAGCCGGGCATTACGGGGATGGCCCAGGTGAATGGTTACCGGGGAGAGATCAGGAAAAAGGAAGATATTGAGAACAGGGCAAAAGCTGATGTCTGGTATATCGAAAACTGGTCCGTTTTTTTGGATATTAAGATTATACTCAAAACAGTTTGGCAGGTGTTTTTCACCAAAGAAGAAAATGCCTTTTAA
- a CDS encoding serine O-acetyltransferase, which translates to MPNAILFYHIARWFYLHKVPVLPKIIQGIIFLIYNCHISYKASIGKGSFLLHKGIATLILDGVVMGENTHIGMNVLITGKGPYKNVPIIGDNVWIGPGSIVSGPVKIENNVVVAPNAVVTKSVPEGAIVGGIPAIIIGWVKDLEYDILKNESFKEGYMDFLEDKKIIK; encoded by the coding sequence ATGCCAAACGCGATTTTATTCTACCACATTGCTCGCTGGTTTTATCTTCATAAAGTACCTGTTTTACCTAAAATAATACAGGGAATTATCTTTTTAATATATAACTGCCATATTTCATATAAGGCTTCAATAGGAAAAGGTTCATTTTTATTACATAAAGGGATCGCAACATTAATTCTTGATGGAGTTGTCATGGGTGAAAATACACATATCGGGATGAATGTTTTAATAACTGGGAAAGGTCCTTATAAAAATGTTCCTATAATTGGGGATAATGTTTGGATCGGACCAGGTTCAATTGTTTCGGGTCCGGTAAAAATTGAAAATAATGTTGTAGTTGCCCCCAATGCAGTAGTAACTAAAAGTGTACCTGAAGGTGCGATAGTTGGAGGCATACCAGCCATTATAATTGGTTGGGTAAAGGATTTGGAATATGACATTCTCAAAAATGAAAGTTTCAAAGAAGGTTATATGGATTTTTTAGAGGATAAAAAAATCATCAAATAA
- a CDS encoding cupin domain-containing protein produces MQNKIVFKSSDEMNFISTNHHTGLKKVLITDSDCASDLTQAAIGTLSAGQEIENHKHQTMEEFFFFSHGFGLFNIEGEDYECKAGTFIKIPLNKNHRLKAIENLKFIYWGVAI; encoded by the coding sequence TTGCAAAATAAAATTGTTTTTAAGAGTTCGGATGAAATGAATTTTATTTCAACAAATCATCATACCGGATTAAAAAAAGTCTTGATAACAGATTCAGATTGTGCTTCAGATTTAACTCAAGCGGCGATTGGAACATTAAGCGCCGGTCAAGAAATAGAAAATCATAAACACCAAACTATGGAAGAGTTTTTCTTTTTTTCACATGGTTTTGGACTCTTTAACATTGAAGGAGAAGATTATGAGTGTAAAGCTGGAACCTTTATAAAAATACCATTGAATAAAAATCATAGATTGAAAGCGATAGAGAATTTAAAATTTATTTACTGGGGTGTTGCCATATAA